From the Actinopolymorpha singaporensis genome, the window GGTCACCACCGCCAGGCCGGCGAGAACCACCGCGACCACCACCCGGACCGGCCGGGCGATTCCCGCGGCGCGGCGTCGTCCCATCTCCCAGAGCGGAGTCGGTGCGCCCGGGCCGCCGAGGACGAACGCCGAGACCGCGCACCCCACGAAGAACGCCGGCACCAGCCACTGCAGTAGCTGCGCGCGGTGTTCGTGCGTCTCCACCTCGGCCGGTCTGCCCAACCTGTCGTACAACGCATAGCCGCTGCGCACCGTGACGAACGTGGCCACCAAGGAGATCGCCGCACCGGCGAGCATCGGCCACCGCACCAGCCACCGCCACCGCGGAACCAGCGCGTACACCAGGGCCGCGAGCACCGCCAGCGGGACGAACACCACGACCAGGTGGTTGACGAGAACATGCAGGGGAAGTCCGAAGGCCTGATCGAACATGTCACCCTCCAGGGCTCGTACCGCTTCCACGTTCACCGTCGCGGGGCGTGGGTTGCGCAGGTTCGCCACGTGGCCGACGGTGGTTTCCTACCCACACGCACGGGCCCGCGGGGTGGTTCGATCAGCGGGTCGAAATGTGCGATCATCGCGCGCCCACTACCGTGTGCACCATGGCCTCGACGCACACCGAAGATCTGCGGCTCGCTCACATGATCGCCGACGACGCAGACGCGCTCACGATGAGCCGCTTCCGTGCGCTGGACCTGCAGGTGTCGACGAAGGCCGACGAGACACCGGTGAGCGAGGCCGACACCGCGGTCGAGGAGGCCGTCCGCCGCACACTCGGCCGCGCCCGCCCCCGCGACAGCATCCAGGGCGAGGAGATGGGCCGCAGCGGCTGGAGTGCGCGCCGCTGGATCGTCGACCCGATCGACGGCACCGCCAACTACGTACGCGGTGTGCCGGTGTGGGCCACGCTGATCGCGCTCGCCGTCGAGGAGGAAGTCACCGTCGGGGTGGTGTCGGCCCCCGCACTCGGCCGGCGCTGGTGGGCGTCGAAGGGCGACGGCGCGCATGCCGGGCGCAGCCTGCGGCTGGCGCAGCAGTGCCAGGTGTCGAAGGTGGCCACGCTGCCCGAGGCCTTCCTGTCGTACTCCGGTCCCGGCGAGTGGATCGCCCAGGGACGCGGCGCCGGATTCGGGCGACTGCTGGAAAGCTGCGGACGCACCCGCGCGTTCGGCGACTTCTGGTCGTACATGCTGGTGGCGGAGGGCAGTGTCGACATCGCCTGCGAGCCCGAGCTCGAGCTGTACGACATGGCCGCGTTGAGCGTGATCGTGGACGAGGCCGGCGGACGGTTCACGTCCCTGGACGGCACCCCCGGCCCGTACGGCGGCAACGCGCTTGCCACCAACGGCCTGCTGCACGACGAGGTCCTCGGCCTGGTCGGTGACCCGAAGGACTGACCCGGCGATCACCGTCCGAACCGGTGACCGCCAAGACCACACTCGCCGGTGTCGCCGTCGAGCACTTCCCTGGCTGGACGGCGGACTTCGCGGAAATTACGCGCATACGCGACCGCGGGGGATTCCTCTGCGGCCCGGTCGGGGCTAGCGTGCGCAGCACAGAAAGTTGGCCGGTGCCGGTCGCGGTCGGCCCGGCAAGGGTGCGAAGGGAGCCGGTGATGCGGATCAGCGACGTGCTGCGCGGCAAGGGCGCCAAGGTCGTGACGATCAGACCGGACGCCCCCGTACGAGATCTTCTCCAGCTCCTCGACAGCGCCAACATCGGCGCCGCCGTGGTCAGCGAGGACGGTGCCACGATCACCGGCATCGTCTCCGAGCGCGACATCGTTCGCCACCTCACCGACCCGTCCCGGCTCCTCGACCAGCCGGTGTCCACGATCATGACGAGCCGCGTGCACACCTGCGCGCCGCACGCCACCGTGGACTCCCTGATGCGGCTGATGACCGAGCAGCGCATACGCCACGTCCCGGTCGTCGTCGACGGCAAGCTCGCAGGCCTGGTCAGCATCGGTGACGTGGTGAAGACCCGGATCGGCGAGCTGGAGTTCGAACGCGAGCAGCTGGAAAACTACATCGCCCGGGCCTGACCCTCGGATGCCGCCACGCGGACCCCGACCCGGTGGCGAGCAGACCGGTGCAACACAATCCTGCCCATGGACCTCGACCGCTCCGGGTCGCACGGCCATCACGGGTCTACGAGTTCCGAACGTCCTGGGCCGCATGGCCGCAGGCCCACGCGTTCTGACCGTCCCGGACGCGACGTCGTCGTGTGCGGCCCTGCCTCGTGGAACCACATCGTGCGGGTGGCCGAACTCCCCGCGCCTCGTCCGCACACCGTGTTCGCCGACGGTGACGTCGAGACGCTGGGCGGCACCTCGGCCGGCAAGGCACTGCACCTGGTCGACCTCGACCGGTCGGTGACGCTGCACACGGTGCTCGGTGACGACGTTCAGGCCAAACGGATCCACGCGGCGCTGACCGCGGCCGGCGTCCCGTTGCGGGTGTGCCACGTGCCCGGCGCCAGCGAGCGGCACCTGAACCTCATGGACCCGCACGGTGGCCGGCTCTCGATCTATCTCGGCCTGCCCGCCGTTCCGGACAGAGATCTCCCGGAAGGCAGCTGCCCCGATCCCGGGCTGCTGGAGGAGCTGCGCGGAGCCCGGGCGGTCGTCCTCGATCTGTGCGAGCACTCCAGGGACCTGATCGACGTCGTACGCGCGACGGGGGTGCCGATCTGGACCGACCTCCACGACTACGACGGCAGCGCCGCGTTCCACCGGCCGTTCGCCGACGCGGCGTCGTACGTCTTCATGAACGCCGACAAGCTCGGTGACCCGCTGGAGTTCATGCACACCCTGGTCGCTGACGGAGCCAGCCTC encodes:
- a CDS encoding carbohydrate kinase family protein, which produces MDLDRSGSHGHHGSTSSERPGPHGRRPTRSDRPGRDVVVCGPASWNHIVRVAELPAPRPHTVFADGDVETLGGTSAGKALHLVDLDRSVTLHTVLGDDVQAKRIHAALTAAGVPLRVCHVPGASERHLNLMDPHGGRLSIYLGLPAVPDRDLPEGSCPDPGLLEELRGARAVVLDLCEHSRDLIDVVRATGVPIWTDLHDYDGSAAFHRPFADAASYVFMNADKLGDPLEFMHTLVADGASLAVCTLGAQGAVAVDDRHEVHRVPAAPVASVVDTNGAGDAFMAGFLHAQLAGSTTPQALRAGAEQAVRALTTVHLSPLLDKYGESYLGHA
- a CDS encoding DUF2231 domain-containing protein; translated protein: MFDQAFGLPLHVLVNHLVVVFVPLAVLAALVYALVPRWRWLVRWPMLAGAAISLVATFVTVRSGYALYDRLGRPAEVETHEHRAQLLQWLVPAFFVGCAVSAFVLGGPGAPTPLWEMGRRRAAGIARPVRVVVAVVLAGLAVVTGILIVLAGDAGARAVWGRG
- a CDS encoding inositol monophosphatase family protein — protein: MASTHTEDLRLAHMIADDADALTMSRFRALDLQVSTKADETPVSEADTAVEEAVRRTLGRARPRDSIQGEEMGRSGWSARRWIVDPIDGTANYVRGVPVWATLIALAVEEEVTVGVVSAPALGRRWWASKGDGAHAGRSLRLAQQCQVSKVATLPEAFLSYSGPGEWIAQGRGAGFGRLLESCGRTRAFGDFWSYMLVAEGSVDIACEPELELYDMAALSVIVDEAGGRFTSLDGTPGPYGGNALATNGLLHDEVLGLVGDPKD
- a CDS encoding CBS domain-containing protein, producing MTAKTTLAGVAVEHFPGWTADFAEITRIRDRGGFLCGPVGASVRSTESWPVPVAVGPARVRREPVMRISDVLRGKGAKVVTIRPDAPVRDLLQLLDSANIGAAVVSEDGATITGIVSERDIVRHLTDPSRLLDQPVSTIMTSRVHTCAPHATVDSLMRLMTEQRIRHVPVVVDGKLAGLVSIGDVVKTRIGELEFEREQLENYIARA